The genomic DNA GAATTCACAATAATGGAAATAAGGCATTGAAAGTTTAGTCTTCTATTCGTTATATAGTCGAGGAGCTTCATTTCTTTCCCTCATTTAAAATTTGCAAGCTTAGTACTTGAAGATGCTTCCTTTTTACTCTTTTTAAGTTCCTTGATTGCCTGCATGGCTAATAGGTTTTAAAGGTTAAGTTCCAATGGCACAAGCAATAGATAAAACATTAAAGAGCTCTGAATGTAATAACAATGCCTCATTGATGTAAGAATCACTCATCAAGAGAGAATTAAAACCATTTCTTCTCTTTCCACTTTTCATGTTGTACATATTTTCTTGATGGCAGATTAGTGAAGTTATAGATGATCTAAATAATGATGAACCCCTTCTCGACTCAATACTTGTGCATATGGGAAGCATGTATTCAAATTTGGGGGAGTTTGAGAAATCCTTGCCTGTTAATGAAAGAGCTACCGATATTCTAGAGAACAGACACGGTACATGCCTAAATCGTTTTTGCCTATTTTTTCCACTGTTGACATTGTTTGTGAGCTTCAATTGTTGATGATTATCTCAAAATGCACGTCTTTTCCTAGGTAAAAATAGTGCTGTTCTTGTCACACCATTGTTGGGAATCGCAAAAGTCCTTAGTTCTACTGGAAAAGCTGCAAAAGCAGTTGATATTTATCATCGTGTAATTCGCATCTTGGAACTAAATAGAGGTGTCGAAACTGAGGATCTTGTTGTACCTCTGTTTGGTCTTGGAAGTCTTTTAATAAAGGAGGGCAAAGTTACAGGTGCAGAAAACTCTTTTATTAGGTTAGTGAGGATTCCATTCATATTGTTTTGGTTGTGGGTTTTCTGTTCATTTTtcactttttatttttcctttttcagaATTCGAAATATATATACCAAGTTATATGGACAGAACGATGGAAGAGTCGGACTTGCTATGTGTTCCCTAGCCCATGCAAAGTGTGCAAAAGGTAGCTTCTACGATAGCACTTTCCACAGGCCTATCCCATTTTCAATCATTAAATGTTCTCCAGTATTTTGAAAGCTTAATTGCAAGTATGGTTCATTGTGCCACATTTCTTTACAGGGAATGCAAATGAAGCCATTGATTTATACAAGAAGGCTCTCCAGATTATAAAAGATTCGAGTTATATGCTGTTAGATGATAGCATGATGGAGAATATGCGAATAGATTTGGCAGAACTACTTCATGCTGTGGGAAGGTACGTTCGATGTGTGATTAAGACAAAAAATCTGCATGCTTTAGTAGATTTTAATGCATGGTTTTCTCAAACCTTAATGATAAATCCACTACCAATATCTCTGAATATTTCTCGGATGGGAGCACTGTTCATATTGGATAGCTTGTAAAAAGATCAAGTTGATGTTCTTGTCCGGCACAAATATTGGAACATTGATCAAAGACATGAAAAAACTAAGAAAAAAGTGAATATATATAACCATATCTGGTACTCATACTCAAATCGTAGTAACATTGGCTTGATCTTCGTATAATACAGCTTTGGTAAAAGCATAGTCTTAACTTCTGTTGTAATTTGTCTGCTGGCAGAGGAAGAGAAGGTCGCGAGCTGCTGGAGGAATGTTTATTGATCACTGAGAAACGTAAAGGAAAAGATGATCCCAGCTTAGTTACACATTACCTAAATCTTGCAGCATCGTATTCACAGTCAAAAGATTTTGTAACGGCTGAGCGCTTGTTGAGAACTAGTTTAGAAATCATGAAAAGGGCTGACGGGCCTGAAAATCCTTCCATCACTTTCCCAATGTTGCATCTTGCTGTGACCCTTTACCATTTAAAGCAGGATGAAGAAGCTGAAAAAATAGCACTTGAGGCTTTACACATCCGCAAGAAGGCATTCGGAAAAGACTCCCTCCCTGTTGGTAAATATTACTAATCTCATTTATTTCTGAAAGTTATTTTTTCAGATAGGCATTGTTTGTTTGGAGTTTGGTTATCCTGAGTAAGGTCTCATCTGAGCCAGTTTGGCAATTTAGCATTATCTTGATGATTAGTATCACATATAGACCCAAGTTGTGGCCAAGAGTGAATCATGATTGTGCTCTTATAAAGTTCTAATGTCTGTCGATGTTATCGCAGGGGAGGCTTTGGATTGTTTGGTGTCTATTCAGAGTCGATTAGGGAAAGGTGAGGCTGAGTTACTAGAGCAGCTCGAGAGAGTTTTGAAGATTCAAGAGAGAGAGTTTGGCAGTGAGAGCGAGGAAGTTATGGTAACCCTAAATAAGGTTGTATTCTACTTGGATAAATTAGGGAAGAAGGACGAGAAATTTGCACTACAAAAAAGACTATCCAGACTTCAGATGAAATACAAACAAAGTGTTTGCTATTAATACAACATATAGAGCATCATTTTCCAAAGTAAACGGCATATTCTTGCTCGAGTGTTTGTTTTTACAGAGGCTTCTCTTGGATTTTCAGCTAACCTGAGTTGCTTTGTGGTAAAGGGAAGTCTTCAGATCGAAGATTAGTGCTGCAGTTGTGGATAGGAGGTGGAAAACATTATGTTTACGTTTTAATTGTTCTTGAAGTAAAGAATATGGAGTTTTGTGCTACAACCTATGCTATTTGCACTAGGGGTTTTGTATCAGAGACGGTTGTGTCCAACATTGGTATGACCATTTTTTGTTTTTGACGTTTTTATGCATTTTGAAGGGTATTTAGAGTGTCGTAAAATGTCCAAAATTGTGTATTCCACGGATATGTTGAAAGTAAAATGAAGCGTTAGGTTACTGGCTGTACAACCCAGGATGATGTTCATAGAGATAGTATGAAAGAGGTTAAGAGTATGTTTTAAGATCAATGGGATTAATGTTGAGATACTGGATGAAACATATTTTTATCTACAAGTTCTGTAATTATGACATTGTCCTTCAATCTGAACATTAGTCTTAAATTGTTGTCAGTTAATGTTTTATCAATATACAACGGAAATTGAGCTCAACATAGGATATCATAAAAGTACTTGCAAGTTCAGATACGGTATTAgatcaaatatttattataattttaaaatattttgaatttttgcgTCGTTTGATTATTAATTTTCAATCCTAATTCATTTAAAGAGCAATATTTGTCATATTTGCTAGAACATTagaatttattttcaaatatagaattaaatattcaaattaacaacaatagaaaatcaaataataaaagaaGGGAAGCAAAAACAGAAGAAAGTGCAAATGAAGATTTTAATCAAAATAGAGGCAACCCCAGAAATACTGCCAGTCAGCGCTTGCTCGGATTTTTTCTACAACCAAAAATAGAATCGACCAAATGGGAAACCAGagcaatatatatataacttttttttgttttggggAGGGATAAGGAGAGTTTACAACTCTTAAGAACAGAAACTACATTGGACAAAGTCTACCAAAGATAGTCTCCATTGCATCCTCCCAAAGTATGCCTTCGATATCACGAATGTTGGAACCAACTAAAGCAATTTCCAAACAGAatttttatgaatgcatgatatttgaacAATTGAATCtttcaaaaaggaaaagaaaaaaaccaACAATTCAATGCTGAATGCAATGCTCCCAATAGCATGCAGTATATATGGTTAATCCTAGACCCCACCAAAGCCAAATTATACAAAAGATGCAGACTTTAACCATTAAAATAAAGGAGTGAGGAAAACTCAGAACCAGAACTCAGAGATGGGTAAGCTATGGAGATGCGAAGCATATGAGATGTCTTCATCTGCTGCAGCACTTTCATTCTCATCATTAGTCATCTTTTTTGAGTAACCTACAATTTCACCGCAGAAAACCACTCCCATGGCAGAAAATGATGCTTCTATTCAAACATAGCCCTTATACAAACTGCAAGTCACCGGGTTACCTGACTAGCAATCTCTCCCAATGACAAGCAGAGGTTTATGAACTTCTCCATCTCTATTGACTTCCTCCATGATCAGTGATGGAATCCGACcccatgatgatgatgatgatgatgatgatgatgatgatgcaagAGTTAGTGACAACTTGAAGACGGACAATTTCTGTTGTCGGACAACGGCTATGACTTGACACATGCAATCCCAGACCCTCAACTCAACACACCCAGATGCATGGACTTCCGTAAGAAAATAAACATGCTGAAGCTGAATGGCAACCTCATCAAACAGAAATGGCACGGCTAATGGCCAACTTAGCCCATTCAGCTGATTCTTTAATCATAACGTCTTCTGAAGACAAACATTCATTTAAAAAGTCTTTGCTTGAGACAGATTGCTGTATCAGAGATGCGGCATGACTGCCTAATGTATCAGCGAGATCTCCAAGGACACCAATGGCAGTCTTCATGACCACATCATCCCTAGAGGCAAGAgagtagaaaaagaaaatgtaaaataaccacacatcaaaagagaagtcattcAATAGAATAAAAGCTTAAAAGAGTATCTCTTAGTAGAACTCACATGTCTTTCTCCATGTATATGCCATCCAAGAACTGGAGGATATGAGGTGCATATGGAATCAAAAGCTGGGTCTTAGGAGAGTTCTTAAACCCTTGGAATATACCAGAATATGCCTCCAGAATTCCGTTTCTTAGGGTATTTATGTACTCAATCAATTCATCATCACCTGTTGTATGGGTAGACAACTCTGCAGCACTCTGAAGGGCAGACATAGCCCACATTAAGTACTTTTCGAAATACTCCCCTACTGCCAATGCAATGTCGCCAAAGCATGAAAATATGGGAGGCTTCACGGAACGATGCAACTGATTGCTTGATAAATTCTTGAGAAGTTGTGTCATGATCCCATCACAATAAGGAACAACTTTTTCCTCTAATGCCCTGCAAATATCACCCACCACACCAACTGTGACAGCACAAACTTGGTACTCTTCGAAATTCTGAAGACCCATTTCCAAGTACCTATAGAACTCAGGCATGTACTTCACAAAATCTGGCCCAGTAGCGTAAGCAAGGGCTCCGATTGCAAGCATGGCCTCCTCGTGCACAGTCGCACTCCTACAAGCAAAAACACTTAGGAAAAGCCCCATTATCTGATCTGCATACTGCAAGAACAGATACTTGGTTGACTCTGACGAACCAAGCTTCTGAATAATCACCTGTAAACACCCACAAAGAAGGCCTTGCAATTCACTCTGCTTCTCCCTCTCATCAGATGACAGCTTCTGCCCCTCAACAGTGTTATGAAGCTCCATTATAATGACGGGCACCAATTGCAACACCAATGGAGCTGTCTCATCTGTAGAACATCTCACCACTTCATTCAATGTCTCATACGCAGCTGTCCTCAACCGAGATTCCCTAGCATCTTCTCGGTGAGTGACAGTGAGAAGAGACTGCACAATTTCCTGGAAAAAAGGAGTTAAAGGAGATGATGGACCCACCTCCTCATAACCTTGAGCAAGAAAATAGAGAGCACCACAGGCCTTCTCAGCAACATTAGGAGTGTCCTTCATACTCTGTAGCAGAACTACGACTATCTGTTGGCAATTTGCCTGAGTGATGATGGGTGAATCAACAGCTGAGCCATGAAGGAATTCAAAGATTCGTCCAAGGGTCCATGCAGTAGTGTCTTTCACGTGGCTATTGGGGTCCTTTGTCAAAGCACTTAACATGAAGTTTAAGGCAACATTCACGAGAGGTATTAACTTTGTAGGGGAAGGACCCTCCAAGATTGAACCAAAAGCATAAGTTGCCGCCTCTCTCTGCCTCCAATCTTGTTTTGTTATATTCTCTTCAATAAATGGCACAACAAGTGGAACAATATCGTCTCCTACAGTACGTGCAACCAAACCAAGACAAGTTCCCCCAGCCATTGCAATATTCCAAGCCCCTTCATCTTGATCCTGATCCTCCTCCTGCTTCAAGAGTGTCTCCAATAACATAGGAACAAGAGCAGGGATTGCTTGCTTGATAAAGTAAAAGCAAGGAATATCAGAGTCTCCAGTAAAATCACCTCCATATTCTTCCAAAATATCTATCTCCTCATCACAAATAGAACTCCAAAACTCAATGGCTTGAAGGGCCACAGGTTCCTCATCTTCTCTCACAGCCTTTGCCGTAATGTTAAAAATATCCTGGATGTAAGGAGCTAGTTTCTCATAATAAGTTGATGAAATAGAGACCAAACATTCGAAAGCTGCTTGCCTTATTCTCACTTCTGGAGACAAGGTTGCTTCACAGACAACTCTCATGAGGTAATCACGCTCCATGTCATTGCTGAAATTAGCCTGAGCAAATCCTAGAGCATTGTAAAGTGCTCTTGTAGCAGCAAGCCTTACATCAGCGTTTCCTTCAGAAGCACTCATGCCTTGAACTACAGCCGTAAGTATTTTATTTACCTGATCCTGATCGATAACATCAGGAGACACCTCCTCACACAAATAGCCAAGAGTCTCCAATGTGGCTTGCTTAGCATGAACTGGTAGCTGATGAACATTTGATAAAAGTGAACCCACCAACTCAGGCCACTGTTTATGTGGCAACTCAATGCCAGCAACCTTGGCAATAACTTGAGATGCAGTTGACCGAGCATCAGATACTGGAGAAGACAGAGTCTTTAATAGGCCTGCCTTAATCTGGCTCTTGGCATTACCATCCAACGACAGCCATCTTTGAACAAGCTCAACCTTCCTCTGCTGATCCTTAGCATCCAATGCATTCTTAAGTATCAAACCTGATAACTTACGAGTTTCCACAGGCTTTTCCTCACTTACCAACTCCCCAGAAAGTAACAGCAAGAAACCTGTAAGGTTCTGCTCCTGAAAGTGTTTCAAACTTTCTTCAGCATTCTTTCGCACGGCTCCATCTATTGATTGTGCATTCAAAAGCACCTGTGTAACTTCCATTGGCTCTAATTTTTCTAAAGCACAAACAGTTTAATCAATTAGACGAACAGAAATTCAGTGCCAAACAGCATGAATATTGCAGCACCTCAATCCTAAACATATATTAAGACTTTTCTTGATAAGGTGAAAAGAAGATTAGAAAGAGGAAAAAGAATAGAAAGAACTTATATGTTTTCTTTCGGTTGTACTTAGTAGGAAAGATgggaaaatggaaagaaaatatcATTATTGTCTATCTTTCCTTCAAAGAGGAGAGTGATTTGCTTTTATACATTAAATAATAAAAGGTGTCTTTTTATATTTCCTTTCCTCTCACTTTCACTTCCTACCAAGCACGCTCAAAATTTATTTCTTTGCACTTTCTCACTCTCCTCTTTCCATCCTTCCAGTTTTTCACTCAATCAAGCAAATCCAAAACTAAAGGGTAAGGAGACTGCATAGTGACAAAAATGAATGGAAGCAAAACTAACATAAAACAGTTCCCTTAAATTTCATGTAAGGAAAGTAACCGATCGTAACACGAATATAACCATAAATGGATCCATCAAATCCAAATTATCATCTCCACTTGCATACTTAACAGCTGAGAGGAACACTTAAATATTCAAAATCAATTGAGGCAATTTAGACATTAAAAACTTAATCTGAAATTTaacaaagcaaagaaaaaaatctcGCAGATCAAATCAGATTTAATTTAAACAAGAATAAATCAGATCACTTAAATATTTCCAACAAAAATCTAATACTCGGATTTGTCTTCAAATAAaaagaaccttaggaatataaaCCATAAAAAAAATAGCAGATCAATGCATTCAGTACCAAATACACAAAACTCACTATTCAAAACCCTAACTACAAACAAGGAATAGAACTTTCAGAAATGAAATCGACCAATAGTATAACTtaaaaaaagtgaaaagaaatacGATGCAGACTTTACCTTTCACCGATCGGAGAATCGGAGAAGAAGGATTAGGAGCTGAAATGAAACCCTAATAATTGGAgagaaaacaaaatagaaaaagaaaaaaaataataaaaggagATGAAGAAGGAAGAGACGCGGATTTGAAGCTGGActcaaataatttatacaaaattattttttaatagttGCTCTGCACActggttaaaattttaaagttaaattacattttatcactaaattattaataattttatattttaatcatttaattttaaaaattataaaataatcactGAATAATTTATAACTATTCAATAAAATTTAAGTTACTTAATTGTAGAACTTTCCATGGAACAACCCCACCTgcccataaaaataaaatatatatttttaattgatattttatatattttataattaaatttaaattttaaaaataaattttttattatttaaattaaattcaaaGTACAAATGTCTTTGTCCAAGGATATTAAGTTTTCTATTAAATGTTTAATgaatataacttaccatttctcaaATTTTAGAACTTCAAATTTGTTGGAAATATTTAAGGATATTAAGTTCACTCCAACTCACACTTCAATAAACCAAATTTGAATATCTTAATCTTTTAGCAAGcctaattaaaatttcttttaagtgtTGAAAGCTATACTTTATGAATTATCATTGAAGATTTTGAATTCACGCTCAATCTCAAACATAAACAACCAAGTttaaaatcaaatatatttgAATAAACTAAAAAagattcagtttttttttttttaatctcaaACTGAGTTCAAATTAAAAATGAGCTCAAACAAAATCAAACCTAGCTTCAAGTGGAATCGAGCTCAAACTCaacctcaattaaaccacaacaACCCCTACTCAGGGATATCCGAACTGAACTAAAACATTTTAACGGCTTGATTTTGATCTCTAAAAGAATTCACAATCTAGTATTTGAACATGTATTCATTCCAATTGtatgataaaaaaaaatgtatacagaAAAGAAGGGCAAAACAGATAAacttatgaatgcatgataattgAACAAATTGACTCCAAAATGGGTAACAAACAATTATACAAAAAGCAGCAGCTGAGAGACTAAATGCAACCCAGCCActgaatgatatgtatatgctTAAAGATATATATGCCAACTTATgctgaccaaaaaaaaaaaaaaagtgaggaACACTAAGGAAATCAAAACTAGGTGATGGAAAGGACAGTGGTGAAAAATGAAATGCAGCACTTTGAGACTGTTTCCAAAGTGCTGCACATCTTTCAACCCTAGCCTCGGTCATCCATTCCAATGATGGATATTTACTTGGAGAAAAACAAACCAAGGGCAAAAATGATGTTTGTCTTGAAACAAGAGCAGTACGAACACTGAAGGGACTGAAGCTACCGGACTAGTTAGCCACCGGTTTGATGTCACAGTTACTGAACCCTCTCTTAATTAATGCTCCTCCACGATTTCATTGTGATTTTCATCAACTTCTCTGAAACCACCCCGACCCACCTCATGTAATAAAAAAATGGAATCTGACCCCATGatgctgatgatgatgatgatgcaagAGTTAACGACAACTTGGAAGGCCAATAACAACTTCTGTTGTTTCAAAATGGTGACGACTTGAAACATGCAATCCCAGACCCTCAACACAACACACCCAAATGCATGGACTTCCAACAGAAAATAAATGCACTGAATGGCAATACTATCAAACAGAAATAGCACGACTAATGGCCAACTTGGCCCATTCAGCAGATTCTTTAATCATAAGGTCTTCT from Gossypium arboreum isolate Shixiya-1 chromosome 9, ASM2569848v2, whole genome shotgun sequence includes the following:
- the LOC108454160 gene encoding uncharacterized protein LOC108454160 isoform X2 encodes the protein MAAPIFLPSPTFTTYRTIQASLNLNSRCWLRTQKPKLLLYMVPATPTPTVSSRKFMFKRYSAVNSLETHVSTHQDKVASGVSSQNGFHRSKTLFDKASDSSDGTSDFERQLQELFNEVKTLITTGSEKEAVDLLQANYEAVKEQMNDGSKGIEEAAILDVIALGYMAVGEFKSVRSLLDAISEVIDDLNNDEPLLDSILVHMGSMYSNLGEFEKSLPVNERATDILENRHGKNSAVLVTPLLGIAKVLSSTGKAAKAVDIYHRVIRILELNRGVETEDLVVPLFGLGSLLIKEGKVTGAENSFIRIRNIYTKLYGQNDGRVGLAMCSLAHAKCAKGNANEAIDLYKKALQIIKDSSYMLLDDSMMENMRIDLAELLHAVGRGREGRELLEECLLITEKRKGKDDPSLVTHYLNLAASYSQSKDFVTAERLLRTSLEIMKRADGPENPSITFPMLHLAVTLYHLKQDEEAEKIALEALHIRKKAFGKDSLPVGEALDCLVSIQSRLGKGEAELLEQLERVLKIQEREFGSESEEVMVTLNKVVFYLDKLGKKDEKFALQKRLSRLQMKYKQSVCY
- the LOC108454160 gene encoding uncharacterized protein LOC108454160 isoform X1, translated to MAAPIFLPSPTFTTYRTIQASLNLNSRCWLRTQKPKLLLYMVPATPTPTVSSRKFMFKRYSAVNSLETHVSTHQDKVASGVSSQNGFHSRSKTLFDKASDSSDGTSDFERQLQELFNEVKTLITTGSEKEAVDLLQANYEAVKEQMNDGSKGIEEAAILDVIALGYMAVGEFKSVRSLLDAISEVIDDLNNDEPLLDSILVHMGSMYSNLGEFEKSLPVNERATDILENRHGKNSAVLVTPLLGIAKVLSSTGKAAKAVDIYHRVIRILELNRGVETEDLVVPLFGLGSLLIKEGKVTGAENSFIRIRNIYTKLYGQNDGRVGLAMCSLAHAKCAKGNANEAIDLYKKALQIIKDSSYMLLDDSMMENMRIDLAELLHAVGRGREGRELLEECLLITEKRKGKDDPSLVTHYLNLAASYSQSKDFVTAERLLRTSLEIMKRADGPENPSITFPMLHLAVTLYHLKQDEEAEKIALEALHIRKKAFGKDSLPVGEALDCLVSIQSRLGKGEAELLEQLERVLKIQEREFGSESEEVMVTLNKVVFYLDKLGKKDEKFALQKRLSRLQMKYKQSVCY
- the LOC108456941 gene encoding importin subunit beta-1-like; this translates as MEVTQVLLNAQSIDGAVRKNAEESLKHFQEQNLTGFLLLLSGELVSEEKPVETRKLSGLILKNALDAKDQQRKVELVQRWLSLDGNAKSQIKAGLLKTLSSPVSDARSTASQVIAKVAGIELPHKQWPELVGSLLSNVHQLPVHAKQATLETLGYLCEEVSPDVIDQDQVNKILTAVVQGMSASEGNADVRLAATRALYNALGFAQANFSNDMERDYLMRVVCEATLSPEVRIRQAAFECLVSISSTYYEKLAPYIQDIFNITAKAVREDEEPVALQAIEFWSSICDEEIDILEEYGGDFTGDSDIPCFYFIKQAIPALVPMLLETLLKQEEDQDQDEGAWNIAMAGGTCLGLVARTVGDDIVPLVVPFIEENITKQDWRQREAATYAFGSILEGPSPTKLIPLVNVALNFMLSALTKDPNSHVKDTTAWTLGRIFEFLHGSAVDSPIITQANCQQIVVVLLQSMKDTPNVAEKACGALYFLAQGYEEVGPSSPLTPFFQEIVQSLLTVTHREDARESRLRTAAYETLNEVVRCSTDETAPLVLQLVPVIIMELHNTVEGQKLSSDEREKQSELQGLLCGCLQVIIQKLGSSESTKYLFLQYADQIMGLFLSVFACRSATVHEEAMLAIGALAYATGPDFVKYMPEFYRYLEMGLQNFEEYQVCAVTVGVVGDICRALEEKVVPYCDGIMTQLLKNLSSNQLHRSVKPPIFSCFGDIALAVGEYFEKYLMWAMSALQSAAELSTHTTGDDELIEYINTLRNGILEAYSGIFQGFKNSPKTQLLIPYAPHILQFLDGIYMEKDMDDVVMKTAIGVLGDLADTLGSHAASLIQQSVSSKDFLNECLSSEDVMIKESAEWAKLAISRAISV